A part of Loxodonta africana isolate mLoxAfr1 chromosome 11, mLoxAfr1.hap2, whole genome shotgun sequence genomic DNA contains:
- the NANOS2 gene encoding nanos homolog 2, which produces MQLPPFDMWKDYFNLSQVVLELIQSQGQRPEAQSVEEARPGPPLGRNEGPGVLRGPGASGGLSNLCNFCKHNGESRHVYSSHQLKTPEGVVMCPILRHYVCPLCGATGGQAHTLKYCPLNGGQQSLYRRSGRNSAGRKVKR; this is translated from the coding sequence ATGCAGCTGCCCCCCTTTGACATGTGGAAGGACTACTTCAACCTGAGCCAGGTGGTATTGGAGCTGATCCAGAGTCAGGGGCAAAGGCCAGAGGCCCAAAGCGTTGAAGAGGCAAGACCCGGGCCACCGCTGGGGCGGAATGAGGGGCCGGGAGTGCTGAGAGGGCCAGGGGCCAGCGGGGGCCTGTCCAACCTGTGCAATTTCTGCAAGCACAACGGTGAGTCCCGCCACGTCTACTCTTCACACCAGCTGAAGACACCAGAGGGCGTGGTGATGTGTCCCATCCTGAGGCACTACGTGtgtcccctgtgtggtgccactGGGGGGCAGGCCCACACGCTCAAGTATTGCCCACTCAACGGCGGCCAACAGTCCCTCTACCGCCGCAGTGGGCGCAACTCGGCTGGCCGCAAGGTCAAGCGCTGA